Proteins encoded within one genomic window of Numenius arquata chromosome 12, bNumArq3.hap1.1, whole genome shotgun sequence:
- the LOC141471219 gene encoding elastase-1-like — MAANLLALVSQPWPEGSYQVSPANCTRIQGAISGSPLRDDLQTDGPTGRVIGGHEAQPNSWKWQVSLQIAYADYPGYYSHICGGTLISSKWVMTAAHCLSTPPGATYRVALGEHNLLEVDGTEYYIGVDRIFIHNGWNPYDIANGYDIALLRLDSPAYSNGFVELGALPPEGDVLPNNYPCYITGWGVVSAGGSSAVKLQEVMLPVVDHEICSQDDWWGSQAKVTMICAGGDGVRSGCSGDSGGPLNCYKDNRWQVHGIVSYGLVPYCNTYKKPTVFTRVSAYVDWIYNEFLLVYGGTTLKPEYFIHYAQHHPFARTLRTRSSSRDRRPHLVQKSNGFCFGA; from the exons ATGGCTGCGAACTTGTTAGCCCTTGTTTCCCAACCCTGGCCAGAGGGATCCTACCAAGTGTCACCTGCAAACTGCACCAGGATCCAAG GGGCAATCTCTGGAAGTCCCCTCAGGGATGATCTCCAGACGGATGGCCCGACAGGGCGAGTAATTGGAGGCCACGAGGCCCAACCGAACAGCTGGAAGTGGCAG GTATCGCTTCAGATTGCCTACGCTGACTACCCGGGCTACTACTCCCACATCTGCGGTGGAACCCTTATCAGCAGCAAATGGGTCATGACTGCAGCCCATTGCCTCAGCAC GCCACCGGGAGCAACCTACCGAGTGGCTCTGGGTGAGCACAATCTCTTGGAGGTGGATGGCACCGAGTACTATATTGGTGTGGACAGAATCTTCATTCATAATGGCTGGAATCCCTATGACATCGCCAATGG CTATGACATTGCCCTGCTGCGCCTCGATTCTCCTGCCTATAGCAATGGGTTCGTTGAGCTGGGAGCGCTTCCACCTGAAGGAGACGTTTTGCCCAATAACTATCCCTGCTACATTACTGGATGGGGGGTGGTTAGTG CGGGTGGCAGCAGTGCAGTCAAACTGCAGGAGGTGATGCTGCCGGTGGTCGACCATGAGATCTGCTCCCAGGACGACTGGTGGGGCTCACAAGCAAAAGTCACTATGATCTGTGCAGGTGGAGACGGCGTGAGGTCTGGATGCAGT GGGGACTCTGGGGGCCCTCTAAACTGCTACAAAGACAACCGCTGGCAAGTGCATGGGATTGTGAGTTATGGGCTAGTTCCTTACTGTAACACCTACAAGAAGCCAACGGTCTTCACACGTGTGTCAGCCTACGTGGACTGGATCTACAAC GAATTTTTGCTGGTTTATGGAGGGACAACACTGAAACCAGAATACTTCATTCACTACGCTCAGCACCACCCGTTTGCCCGGACGCTGAGGACTCGCAGCTCCTCCAGAGACAGGCGACCACACCTGGTGCAGAAATCCAACGGCTTTTGTTTTGGTGCTTAA